A stretch of the Clostridiales bacterium genome encodes the following:
- a CDS encoding ABC transporter permease, translating to MLLLIKFTFLYSVVLMLVALGGMFSERSGIINIALEGIMVIGGLAGVLAAKFLTFSPAVNIILSILIAGGAGLIYALLLGFASINLKADQTIGGTALNILATAIAMVIAKRVAGGNSAQLDFSNLPYLFSIGGLELSVFLPVGIVLLLAAYFILYKTRLGLRLRSCGEHPQAADSVGINVYRMRYTGVMFSGFLGGIGGMAYIVPAISKWNFEQGVTGMGFLALAVMIFGQWKPFRIALAAVFFSLFRAMANIADSFPLLQDLHWPKEIYNMMPFIASMVVLALTSKKSRAPKAEGIPYDKGMR from the coding sequence ATGCTGCTGCTGATCAAATTTACTTTCCTGTATTCCGTGGTGCTGATGCTGGTGGCATTGGGCGGCATGTTCTCCGAGCGCAGCGGTATTATCAATATCGCGCTGGAAGGTATCATGGTGATCGGTGGCCTGGCCGGCGTGCTGGCGGCCAAGTTCCTCACCTTCTCCCCGGCTGTCAACATCATCCTGTCCATCCTGATCGCCGGAGGCGCCGGACTGATTTACGCGCTGCTGCTCGGTTTCGCATCCATCAACCTGAAAGCTGATCAGACCATCGGCGGTACCGCCCTGAATATCCTGGCCACCGCCATCGCGATGGTCATCGCCAAGCGGGTTGCCGGCGGTAACTCCGCGCAGCTGGATTTCAGCAACCTTCCCTACCTGTTCTCCATCGGCGGACTGGAGCTGAGCGTTTTCCTCCCGGTCGGAATCGTCCTCCTGCTGGCAGCCTACTTTATCCTGTACAAGACCCGCCTGGGTCTCCGCCTGCGTTCCTGCGGCGAGCATCCGCAGGCCGCGGACAGCGTCGGCATCAACGTCTACCGGATGCGGTATACCGGCGTGATGTTCTCCGGCTTCCTGGGCGGCATCGGCGGCATGGCGTACATCGTCCCCGCCATTTCCAAGTGGAACTTCGAACAGGGTGTGACCGGTATGGGCTTCCTGGCCCTGGCCGTGATGATCTTCGGCCAGTGGAAGCCGTTCCGCATCGCCCTGGCTGCGGTGTTCTTCTCCCTGTTCCGCGCCATGGCGAACATCGCCGACAGTTTCCCGCTGCTGCAGGATCTGCACTGGCCGAAAGAAATCTATAACATGATGCCCTTCATTGCCTCCATGGTGGTCCTGGCACTGACCAGCAAGAAGAGTCGGGCGCCCAAGGCGGAAGGTATTCCCTACGACAAGGGCATGCGCTGA
- a CDS encoding ABC transporter permease, whose protein sequence is MLKRYEFTLGDVLSDAYNKGFKAVLQGGWYSMGDEPLGPRNEIADAAPLIMTGLSVAFAFTTGLFNIGAAGQFTLGVFGALVFSLVLKLPWYICMLAAILFGAVWGAIPGFFKAYFNVNEVITSIMFNWIGLYGVNTIMYGGGNSIMFSTNDSKTFRLDVISPQSKIPDLSELGSRYFVQPATIAIFFAVIIAVILWVMLNKTTFGYELKACGHSKTAARYAGINEKRNIILSMTIAGALAGLGGALYCLSGSVQWNPQDSTALPAVGFNGISVALLASSHPIGSIFSALFISHITMGGTKMDQSIFPKEVASIISGVIIYLCAFMMLFKNRIARLFTRKQKGGII, encoded by the coding sequence ATGCTCAAGCGCTACGAGTTTACGTTGGGTGACGTCTTGTCCGACGCCTATAACAAAGGCTTCAAAGCCGTTCTGCAGGGCGGTTGGTACAGCATGGGCGATGAACCGCTGGGCCCGCGGAATGAAATCGCCGATGCGGCTCCGCTGATCATGACCGGCCTTTCCGTCGCGTTTGCGTTCACAACCGGCCTGTTCAACATCGGTGCCGCCGGCCAGTTCACCCTGGGCGTATTCGGAGCGCTGGTGTTCTCCCTTGTATTGAAGCTCCCGTGGTACATCTGCATGCTGGCAGCGATCCTCTTTGGTGCCGTGTGGGGTGCGATCCCGGGCTTCTTCAAGGCATACTTCAACGTCAATGAAGTCATTACTTCGATCATGTTCAACTGGATCGGCCTGTACGGTGTGAATACAATCATGTACGGCGGCGGAAACAGCATCATGTTCTCCACGAACGACAGCAAGACGTTCCGGCTGGATGTAATCTCCCCGCAGTCGAAGATTCCCGACCTGAGCGAGCTTGGCTCCCGGTACTTTGTCCAGCCCGCCACCATCGCGATCTTCTTCGCCGTGATCATTGCAGTCATCCTGTGGGTGATGCTGAACAAGACCACATTCGGATATGAACTGAAGGCCTGCGGCCATTCCAAAACCGCAGCCCGGTACGCCGGTATTAACGAAAAGCGTAACATCATCCTGTCCATGACAATTGCCGGCGCGCTGGCCGGCCTGGGCGGCGCACTGTACTGCCTGTCCGGCAGCGTGCAGTGGAACCCGCAGGATTCCACCGCGCTTCCCGCCGTCGGATTCAACGGTATCTCCGTAGCACTGCTGGCATCCAGTCATCCGATCGGCTCCATCTTCTCCGCACTGTTCATCTCCCATATCACGATGGGCGGTACCAAGATGGACCAGAGCATCTTCCCGAAGGAAGTGGCCAGTATCATCTCCGGCGTGATCATCTACCTGTGCGCCTTCATGATGCTGTTCAAGAACCGGATTGCCCGGCTCTTTACCCGGAAGCAGAAGGGAGGGATCATCTGA
- a CDS encoding BMP family ABC transporter substrate-binding protein — MKKFFAVLLAAVMILGCVSALAEGEKIALVTDVGTIDDESFNQACWQAVEAFAIENDVEYTYYQPNADSLDARLMSIDQAVTEGASVIVMPGYLFGATLVTAQDKYPDVKFIAVDVSAGDLTVDYTNYVEPAANVVCVTFSEEQAGFLAGYAAVKDGYTKLGFLGGMAVPAVIRYGYGFVQGADKAAAELDKQIEINYTYGGQFFGDAAITAKMEGWYSTGTEIVFACGGGIYTSAVEAANKYNGKVIGVDVDQYYIDPCIVTSAMKGLQNVTESLLADLFNGNWEAVGGQVRNYSLQEGDYVGLPTAEASWRFATFTAEDYAAIYGAVQSGEVVVSNDTENAPAVTNATVNYIQ; from the coding sequence ATGAAAAAATTCTTTGCTGTTCTTCTGGCCGCGGTCATGATCCTTGGCTGCGTTTCCGCCCTGGCGGAAGGTGAGAAGATCGCCCTGGTTACCGACGTCGGCACCATCGATGATGAAAGCTTCAACCAGGCCTGCTGGCAGGCTGTCGAAGCTTTCGCAATCGAGAACGATGTGGAATACACCTACTATCAGCCCAACGCTGACAGCCTTGACGCCCGCCTGATGAGCATTGACCAGGCTGTGACCGAAGGCGCTTCCGTCATCGTTATGCCCGGCTACCTGTTCGGCGCCACGCTGGTGACCGCGCAGGACAAATATCCGGACGTGAAGTTCATCGCTGTGGACGTTTCCGCCGGTGACCTGACCGTGGATTATACCAACTATGTTGAGCCCGCTGCAAACGTTGTATGCGTCACCTTCTCCGAAGAGCAGGCTGGTTTCCTGGCCGGCTACGCGGCTGTGAAGGACGGCTACACCAAGCTGGGCTTCCTGGGCGGCATGGCGGTTCCTGCTGTTATCCGTTACGGCTACGGCTTCGTGCAGGGCGCTGACAAGGCGGCTGCCGAGCTCGACAAGCAGATCGAGATCAACTACACCTACGGCGGCCAGTTCTTCGGTGACGCCGCGATCACGGCCAAAATGGAAGGCTGGTACTCCACCGGCACCGAAATCGTGTTCGCCTGCGGCGGCGGCATCTACACCTCCGCTGTTGAAGCTGCCAACAAGTACAACGGCAAGGTCATCGGTGTTGACGTTGACCAGTACTACATCGATCCCTGCATCGTGACCTCCGCCATGAAGGGCCTGCAGAACGTGACCGAGTCCCTGCTGGCTGACCTGTTCAACGGCAACTGGGAAGCTGTCGGCGGCCAGGTCCGGAACTACTCCCTGCAGGAAGGCGACTATGTCGGCCTGCCCACTGCTGAAGCGTCCTGGCGTTTTGCCACCTTCACTGCGGAAGACTACGCTGCGATCTACGGCGCCGTGCAGAGCGGTGAAGTGGTTGTGAGCAACGATACGGAAAACGCTCCCGCTGTGACCAACGCCACTGTGAATTACATCCAGTAA
- the uxuA gene encoding mannonate dehydratase encodes MKMTFRWYGSKTDPIPLKYIKQIPGMTGLMGLLEKPAGVDWPEEEFAALKKEVNEAGLEIEVIESVNVHEDIKLGVPSRDEYIANYISTIRMLAKHGVKVIIYNFMPVFDWLRTDLARIIPEDGSNSLYFDEKDLGEMGPLEIVKRTAAGSKGFTLPGWEPERLALLETTLKQYENIGPDDLRKNFKYFLDTVIPVCEEVGVRMACHPDDPAWPIFGLPRITHSQEDFDKMVKLHDSPANTLCLCTGSLGSNPDNDIPAIIRHFGEMDRIGAMHVRNVKYLGYHHFREASHLSETGDLDLYEIMKAIHDTIPDTYIRPDHGRMIWDEQGRPGYGLYDRALGAAYLNGLWEAIEKAER; translated from the coding sequence ATGAAAATGACATTCCGCTGGTACGGCAGCAAAACCGACCCGATCCCGCTGAAGTACATCAAACAGATCCCGGGCATGACCGGCCTGATGGGCCTGCTGGAGAAGCCCGCCGGCGTGGACTGGCCGGAAGAGGAATTCGCCGCGTTAAAAAAGGAAGTGAATGAGGCCGGCCTGGAGATCGAGGTCATCGAGTCCGTGAACGTCCATGAGGACATCAAGCTCGGCGTTCCCTCCCGGGACGAGTACATTGCCAACTACATCTCCACCATCCGGATGCTCGCGAAGCACGGGGTGAAGGTGATCATCTACAACTTCATGCCGGTGTTCGACTGGCTGCGCACCGACCTGGCCCGGATCATCCCGGAGGACGGCAGCAACAGCCTGTACTTCGACGAGAAAGACCTGGGCGAAATGGGCCCGCTGGAAATCGTGAAGCGCACCGCCGCGGGCAGCAAGGGATTCACCCTGCCCGGCTGGGAGCCGGAACGCCTGGCCCTGCTGGAAACCACGCTGAAGCAGTATGAGAACATCGGCCCGGACGACCTGCGGAAGAACTTCAAGTACTTCCTCGACACCGTGATCCCGGTGTGCGAGGAGGTCGGCGTGCGCATGGCTTGCCACCCGGACGATCCCGCCTGGCCGATCTTCGGCCTGCCCCGGATCACCCACAGCCAGGAGGATTTCGACAAGATGGTGAAGCTGCATGACAGCCCCGCCAACACCCTGTGCCTGTGCACCGGCTCCCTGGGCAGCAACCCGGACAACGATATTCCCGCCATCATCCGCCACTTCGGCGAAATGGACCGCATCGGCGCCATGCACGTGCGCAACGTGAAGTACCTGGGCTACCACCACTTCCGGGAAGCGTCCCACCTGTCCGAAACCGGCGACCTGGACCTGTATGAGATCATGAAGGCAATCCACGACACGATTCCGGATACCTACATCCGTCCGGACCACGGCCGCATGATTTGGGACGAACAGGGCCGCCCCGGCTACGGCCTGTATGACCGCGCCCTCGGCGCCGCCTACCTGAACGGCCTGTGGGAAGCCATCGAAAAGGCGGAACGCTAA
- a CDS encoding phosphopentomutase, translating into MRRVIWIVLDSVGMGEAPDAADFDDVGCNTIGHIMEAYPDLKIPNMRRIGYGNIDGMQGVKPVEKPEGAFGRLKEMSAGKDTTIGHWEMVGIYTPKRLPVYPEGFPQEIIDEYIRRTGVPGILYNGVASGTAIINELGEEHRRTRKPIIYTSADSVFQIACDESIYPPEELYRQCRIAREILTGDHNVARVIARPFVREGDTFVRTANRRDFSRKPEPDNLLTRLVEAGQTVYAVGKIEDIFDGEGITEAIHTKDNMDGMDRTAAALGFVEQGLIFTNLVEFDSAWGHRRDVKGYAEGLEAFDCRLGELMALIGPEDMILITADHGCDPAFKGTDHTREYVPLLLYGAGIKPGVNLGTSETFADAGETVRVLLGLNECGKEYPASPLPVGRDRSADIIRE; encoded by the coding sequence ATGCGCAGGGTCATCTGGATTGTGCTGGACAGCGTGGGCATGGGCGAGGCGCCGGACGCCGCGGATTTTGACGACGTCGGCTGCAACACCATCGGCCATATCATGGAGGCGTATCCGGACCTGAAAATTCCGAACATGCGCCGTATCGGCTACGGAAATATCGACGGAATGCAGGGTGTGAAGCCCGTGGAAAAGCCGGAGGGCGCCTTCGGGCGGCTGAAGGAAATGAGCGCCGGCAAGGATACGACCATCGGCCACTGGGAGATGGTGGGCATCTATACGCCGAAGCGCCTGCCCGTATATCCGGAAGGTTTCCCGCAGGAGATTATCGACGAGTATATCCGCCGCACGGGCGTGCCGGGCATCCTGTACAACGGCGTCGCCTCAGGTACGGCGATTATCAACGAGCTGGGCGAGGAACACCGCCGGACGCGGAAACCGATCATCTACACCTCGGCGGACAGCGTGTTCCAGATTGCCTGCGACGAAAGCATCTATCCGCCGGAGGAGCTGTACCGGCAGTGCCGCATCGCCCGCGAAATCCTCACCGGGGACCATAACGTGGCGCGGGTCATCGCCCGTCCCTTTGTCAGGGAAGGCGATACGTTCGTCCGCACGGCCAACCGCCGGGACTTCTCCCGCAAGCCGGAACCGGATAACCTGCTCACCCGCCTCGTGGAAGCCGGGCAGACGGTGTACGCCGTAGGCAAGATCGAGGACATCTTTGACGGCGAGGGAATCACCGAAGCCATCCACACGAAGGACAACATGGACGGCATGGACCGGACGGCCGCGGCCCTCGGTTTTGTGGAGCAGGGCCTCATCTTCACCAATCTTGTGGAGTTCGATTCCGCCTGGGGCCACCGGCGGGACGTGAAGGGCTACGCGGAAGGCCTGGAGGCGTTTGACTGCCGCCTGGGCGAGCTGATGGCGCTGATCGGTCCGGAGGATATGATCCTGATCACCGCGGACCACGGATGCGACCCGGCCTTCAAGGGCACGGACCATACCCGGGAATATGTGCCGCTGCTGCTGTATGGCGCGGGAATCAAACCGGGCGTCAACCTTGGGACCAGCGAAACCTTCGCGGACGCGGGCGAAACCGTGCGCGTGCTGCTGGGCCTCAATGAATGCGGGAAGGAATACCCCGCCAGCCCGCTGCCGGTCGGACGGGACCGGAGCGCGGATATCATCCGGGAGTGA
- a CDS encoding aspartate dehydrogenase yields MAFSLFKRKDPAPAQPAYDREKLKPMIRCSICTGEQVAGFRHLEDGRFEEVMLIRGTEDLVTFKMKYGITGEIEKFY; encoded by the coding sequence ATGGCATTTTCGTTATTTAAACGGAAAGACCCGGCGCCGGCGCAGCCGGCCTATGACCGGGAAAAGCTGAAGCCCATGATCCGCTGCAGCATCTGCACCGGGGAACAGGTAGCCGGTTTCCGGCACCTGGAGGACGGCCGGTTTGAGGAGGTCATGCTGATCCGCGGAACGGAGGATCTCGTGACGTTTAAAATGAAGTATGGCATCACGGGCGAAATTGAGAAATTCTACTGA
- a CDS encoding DUF4230 domain-containing protein, with product MGLFHRKPREERRRRGPTRLLGFLLVLAIAAAVLLGTGMIRTGITANITAFGLKDIGELATQSGYFTSVQTIQSNRELFGIEIPLSRSNYIFSYDGTIKAGLDFGDIDVSVDDLQRKIRIRLPEIKILSTEIDESSFKLYNESENILTPLRMSDVNQALAELKLKARETAEAHGIMDNARENAKVLIRGFLAGCYDLTLYSVEFEQAEGGTK from the coding sequence ATGGGACTGTTTCACAGAAAGCCCCGGGAGGAACGCAGGCGGCGGGGACCGACCCGGCTGCTGGGCTTCCTGCTGGTGCTGGCAATCGCCGCCGCGGTGCTGCTGGGCACAGGCATGATCCGTACCGGCATCACGGCGAATATCACGGCGTTCGGACTGAAGGATATCGGCGAACTGGCCACCCAGTCCGGATACTTCACCAGCGTGCAGACAATCCAGTCCAACCGGGAGCTGTTTGGAATTGAGATTCCCCTCAGCCGCAGCAACTATATCTTCAGCTATGACGGCACCATCAAGGCGGGCCTGGACTTCGGCGATATTGACGTCTCCGTGGACGACCTGCAGCGGAAAATCCGCATCCGGCTGCCGGAAATCAAAATCCTCAGCACCGAGATCGATGAAAGCAGCTTCAAGCTCTACAACGAATCGGAAAACATCCTCACGCCCCTGCGCATGTCGGATGTGAACCAGGCCCTGGCTGAGTTGAAGCTGAAAGCCCGCGAGACCGCGGAAGCCCACGGCATCATGGATAACGCCCGGGAAAACGCGAAGGTGCTCATCCGGGGTTTCCTGGCCGGCTGCTATGACCTGACGCTGTACTCGGTGGAGTTTGAACAGGCGGAGGGAGGCACAAAATGA
- a CDS encoding rhomboid family intramembrane serine protease produces the protein MYSTPKKRIGISFNAPVILGFAAVCVIAQILNVITGGASNRAVFSVYGASLLDPLTWVRCIGHVFGHAGWDHLIGNLMYILILGPMIEEKYGAKNTAIIILVTAAVTGIVSMIFFPRVMLLGASGVVFAFILIGSITAKEDHKIPVTFILVALLYIGQQVWQGITQQDSISQMSHIIGGITGSVLGFTLKNIHDKK, from the coding sequence ATGTACAGCACCCCGAAAAAGCGGATCGGCATCTCGTTCAACGCACCGGTGATCCTGGGCTTTGCGGCCGTCTGCGTAATCGCGCAGATCCTGAACGTCATCACGGGCGGAGCATCCAATCGGGCGGTTTTCAGCGTGTACGGCGCGTCCCTGCTGGACCCGCTCACCTGGGTCCGCTGCATCGGGCATGTGTTCGGTCATGCTGGCTGGGACCACCTGATCGGCAACCTGATGTACATCCTGATCCTCGGCCCCATGATTGAGGAGAAGTACGGCGCAAAAAACACCGCAATCATCATTCTCGTGACCGCCGCGGTCACCGGCATTGTCTCGATGATCTTCTTCCCGCGGGTCATGCTGCTCGGCGCCAGCGGCGTCGTATTCGCTTTCATCCTGATCGGCTCGATCACCGCGAAAGAGGATCACAAAATCCCGGTCACATTCATCCTGGTGGCACTGCTGTATATCGGCCAGCAGGTGTGGCAGGGCATTACCCAACAAGACAGTATCTCCCAGATGTCCCACATCATCGGCGGAATCACCGGATCGGTGCTGGGATTCACGCTCAAAAACATCCACGACAAAAAATGA
- a CDS encoding calcium/sodium antiporter, with product MLVPVLLFLVGFALLIKGGDWFVDGAVGIARRFHLPELLIGATVVSIGTTLPEVMVSSQAALEHNAGISYGNAIGSIICNTSLIAALTVAIRPGKVNAKSFLLPTVFFFAAAISYALVAWTHGAFERWIGIAYLCVFAGYMTWSVLYMKKHPDSADDAGGAETEAAEEKQKPLWQEILLLVIGAAAIAFGARLLVDNGTLIAQALGVPDSVIGLTMVALGTSLPELITAITSLAKGHGALSLGNVIGANLFNIILVSGAAITISPFAVPAEKTIAGMNSSLIIDLPVMLGVMGILCIPTLLKGRLQRWQGILLLAIYAAFTIYQFVS from the coding sequence ATGCTTGTACCCGTACTCCTTTTCCTGGTTGGTTTCGCACTGCTCATCAAGGGCGGCGACTGGTTTGTGGACGGCGCTGTCGGCATCGCGCGCCGGTTTCACCTGCCGGAGCTGCTGATCGGCGCGACGGTGGTTTCCATTGGCACGACGCTGCCGGAGGTCATGGTCTCCTCCCAGGCCGCGCTGGAACATAACGCCGGCATCTCCTACGGAAACGCCATCGGCTCCATCATCTGCAACACGAGCCTCATCGCTGCCCTCACCGTGGCCATCCGCCCCGGCAAGGTCAACGCGAAATCCTTCCTGTTGCCCACCGTATTCTTCTTCGCTGCCGCGATTTCCTACGCACTGGTTGCCTGGACCCACGGCGCCTTTGAGCGCTGGATCGGCATCGCGTACCTGTGCGTGTTCGCCGGATATATGACCTGGTCGGTCCTGTATATGAAAAAGCACCCCGATTCGGCGGATGACGCCGGCGGGGCGGAAACGGAAGCGGCGGAGGAAAAGCAGAAGCCCCTGTGGCAGGAAATCCTGCTGCTGGTCATCGGTGCGGCGGCCATCGCCTTCGGCGCCCGCCTGCTGGTGGACAACGGCACCCTGATCGCCCAGGCACTGGGCGTACCGGACAGCGTTATCGGCCTGACCATGGTGGCCCTGGGCACGAGCCTGCCGGAGCTGATCACTGCGATTACGAGCCTGGCCAAAGGCCACGGCGCGCTGTCCCTCGGCAACGTCATCGGCGCCAACCTGTTCAACATCATCCTGGTGAGTGGCGCGGCCATCACGATCTCGCCCTTCGCCGTTCCCGCGGAAAAAACCATTGCCGGCATGAACTCCTCGCTGATCATTGACCTGCCGGTCATGCTCGGCGTGATGGGCATCCTGTGCATCCCGACCCTGCTGAAGGGCCGGCTGCAGAGATGGCAGGGCATCCTGCTGCTGGCCATCTACGCCGCGTTCACCATTTACCAGTTCGTTTCTTAA
- a CDS encoding ABC transporter ATP-binding protein, which yields MRGGPMGKFLTEEEKQQQPKVTKELLIRVFSYLKPYWKHLLLVIVCIAAASFCSLLPSILTGKIIDEGLVKGDLRALVFYILMSLAVTLGSNLIGVAESYINTWIAQHITFDMRNQMFSHLQKMSQRFFTTNNQGDIITRMTSDIDGVQQVITNTFTSILSNVITLVIAMIAMFQKNWILALIGIVVVPLFTLPTRRAGKTRWKYANESQACNDEINGILNETLSVSGQLLSKLYGKEKYEYERYENANGRMIKLNIRERMAGRWFFVILSTFTSIGPMLIYFVGGLLMIKYGHNLTIGDITVLVALLGRMYMPVNSLLNIQVDWIRSMALFTRIFEYFDIPVEIQNAPDAVIPAHTEGNLVFDHVTFGYEPERTVLKDICFTLKAGRSIAIVGPSGSGKSTIINLIPRLYDVGSGSVTLDGTDVRKLDLDYLRSQVGVVSQETYLFNGSIRDNLLYARPDATEADMEEALKKANIWEFVQNQPEGLDSMVGNRGLKLSGGEKQRLSIARVLLKNPTIFIFDEATSALDSISEQKIQDAIDPIIRSRTSILIAHRLSTILAADEILVVRDGQIVERGQHKDLVCAGGVYQELYETQFSKALTGDLPSGSADDSSVVSELEQYIWGAHPGDEPAD from the coding sequence ATGCGCGGCGGGCCGATGGGCAAATTCCTGACCGAGGAGGAGAAACAGCAGCAGCCGAAGGTAACCAAAGAACTGCTGATCCGGGTGTTCTCCTACCTGAAGCCTTACTGGAAGCACCTGCTGCTGGTGATCGTATGCATCGCGGCGGCGTCCTTCTGCTCCCTGCTTCCGTCGATCCTCACCGGTAAAATCATCGACGAAGGCCTGGTGAAGGGCGACCTCCGGGCGCTGGTGTTCTACATCCTGATGTCCCTGGCGGTCACCCTCGGGTCCAACCTGATCGGCGTGGCGGAAAGCTACATCAACACCTGGATTGCGCAGCACATCACCTTCGACATGCGCAACCAGATGTTCTCCCACCTGCAGAAGATGTCCCAGCGCTTCTTCACCACCAACAACCAGGGCGATATCATCACCCGCATGACCAGCGACATCGACGGCGTGCAGCAGGTGATCACCAATACGTTCACGAGCATCCTTTCCAACGTCATCACGCTGGTGATCGCGATGATCGCCATGTTCCAGAAAAACTGGATCCTCGCGCTGATCGGCATCGTGGTCGTTCCGCTGTTCACGCTGCCCACCCGCAGGGCCGGCAAAACCCGCTGGAAATACGCCAACGAATCCCAGGCCTGCAACGACGAGATCAACGGCATCCTGAACGAAACGCTGTCCGTTTCCGGCCAGCTGCTCTCCAAGCTCTACGGCAAGGAGAAATACGAGTACGAGCGGTATGAAAACGCCAACGGCCGGATGATTAAGCTGAACATCCGCGAGCGCATGGCCGGCCGCTGGTTCTTTGTGATCCTGTCCACGTTCACAAGCATCGGCCCGATGCTGATCTACTTTGTCGGCGGCCTGCTGATGATCAAATACGGGCATAACCTCACCATCGGTGATATCACGGTGCTGGTGGCGCTGCTCGGGCGGATGTACATGCCGGTGAACAGCCTGCTGAACATCCAGGTGGACTGGATCCGCTCCATGGCGCTGTTCACGCGCATCTTTGAGTACTTCGACATCCCGGTGGAAATCCAGAACGCGCCGGACGCGGTGATCCCCGCCCATACCGAGGGCAACCTGGTGTTCGACCACGTCACCTTCGGGTATGAGCCGGAACGCACGGTGCTGAAGGATATCTGCTTCACGCTGAAGGCCGGCCGCAGCATCGCGATCGTCGGCCCGTCCGGCTCCGGCAAGAGCACGATCATCAACCTGATCCCGCGCCTGTATGACGTCGGCTCCGGCTCCGTTACACTGGACGGAACGGACGTGCGGAAGCTGGACCTGGACTACCTGCGCTCCCAGGTCGGCGTCGTTTCCCAGGAGACCTACCTGTTCAACGGCTCCATCCGCGACAACCTGCTCTATGCCCGCCCGGACGCCACCGAGGCGGACATGGAGGAAGCCCTGAAGAAGGCCAATATCTGGGAGTTTGTGCAGAACCAGCCGGAGGGGCTGGATTCCATGGTCGGCAACCGCGGCCTCAAGCTCTCCGGCGGCGAAAAGCAGCGCCTGTCCATTGCCCGGGTGCTGCTGAAAAATCCCACAATCTTCATCTTCGACGAGGCCACCTCCGCCCTGGATTCCATCTCAGAGCAGAAGATCCAGGACGCCATCGACCCGATCATCCGCAGCCGCACGAGCATCCTGATCGCCCACCGGCTGAGCACGATCCTCGCGGCGGACGAAATCCTGGTGGTGCGCGACGGGCAGATCGTCGAGCGCGGCCAGCACAAGGACCTGGTGTGCGCCGGCGGTGTATACCAGGAGCTGTATGAAACCCAGTTCTCCAAGGCGCTCACGGGCGACCTGCCCTCCGGCAGCGCGGACGACAGCAGCGTCGTCAGCGAGCTGGAGCAGTATATCTGGGGCGCCCATCCCGGGGACGAGCCGGCAGACTGA